One part of the Bdellovibrio bacteriovorus genome encodes these proteins:
- a CDS encoding OmpA family protein, whose protein sequence is MAKKHRKHEEHENHERWLVSYADFITLLFAFFVVMYATSTSNEEKQKEFEDSVKLSLHLVGRGGSDADPNSIGSIIGELEMPVGNFPKKGGPAEVEDYVERSLDKSMDSAQKKQAIQDVYHDAVGVRIALAASTFFQEGSAKLKPEALKSLDKVADVLKTHKKRIIIEGHTDDLPMSGTLFPSNWELAGGRASAVVRYLVKVHQMDPKRFVSLSYGDQKPVVPNDTDEHRAMNRRIEIFIVTDSSKVEI, encoded by the coding sequence ATGGCAAAAAAACACCGCAAACATGAAGAACATGAAAACCATGAGAGATGGCTGGTCTCTTATGCGGATTTCATCACACTGCTGTTTGCCTTCTTTGTTGTCATGTACGCCACGTCGACTTCTAATGAAGAAAAACAAAAAGAGTTCGAAGACTCTGTGAAGCTCAGTCTGCACCTGGTGGGCCGGGGCGGGTCTGATGCGGATCCTAATTCTATCGGCAGTATCATCGGTGAGCTTGAAATGCCCGTGGGGAACTTCCCGAAAAAAGGCGGACCTGCCGAGGTGGAAGACTATGTGGAAAGGTCTCTGGATAAGTCCATGGACAGCGCCCAAAAAAAGCAGGCCATTCAGGATGTTTATCATGATGCTGTTGGGGTGAGAATTGCTTTGGCCGCCTCCACCTTTTTTCAGGAGGGTTCAGCCAAGCTGAAACCGGAAGCTTTAAAAAGCCTGGATAAGGTGGCCGATGTTCTCAAGACTCACAAAAAAAGAATCATTATCGAAGGTCATACGGATGATTTGCCGATGTCAGGCACCCTGTTCCCAAGCAACTGGGAGCTGGCCGGGGGCCGGGCTTCCGCGGTGGTACGCTATCTGGTGAAAGTCCACCAGATGGATCCGAAGCGTTTTGTTTCATTGTCTTATGGGGATCAGAAACCCGTGGTGCCCAACGATACCGATGAGCACCGGGCGATGAACCGACGGATCGAGATCTTCATCGTCACCGACAGTTCCAAAGTTGAAATCTGA
- a CDS encoding aminoglycoside phosphotransferase family protein: MRIFLMVTHDEFLVPFLTKALNSDNYKVFSLAGDASNRRYYRVVQDNQSWVLMRWEPYDPNNYPFLSVLNHFAKNGVHVPTVVAQSPQEGLMLLEDLGDLTLERKFWESQSQEASLEFYQMAVDEIVKIHHPATLDKSDCTAFKIEFNTEKFLWEMNYGKDNLLSGVLKFPFGESLNKEITDIFVDISSRLDREPKRIAHRDYHSRNLMIKLDQMSVIDFQDARLGPIQYDLVSLMRDSYVDMNDSMARTLIDYYLERSKAYLPKDFSREQFDRIYELQSIQRCFKACGSFASFYHLRQDRRYLKYLSGTLRRVMKAINEFPEYKVFADVLIDSGALERKYETL, translated from the coding sequence GTGAGAATTTTTCTTATGGTCACTCACGATGAATTCCTAGTTCCATTTTTGACAAAAGCTTTGAACTCCGACAACTACAAGGTCTTTTCCTTGGCCGGAGACGCCTCCAACCGTCGCTATTATCGCGTGGTGCAGGACAACCAGTCCTGGGTGCTGATGCGCTGGGAGCCTTATGATCCCAACAACTATCCCTTCCTGAGCGTGCTGAATCACTTCGCCAAAAACGGCGTGCATGTTCCGACCGTTGTGGCGCAGTCCCCGCAAGAAGGTCTGATGCTGCTGGAGGACCTGGGTGATCTGACTCTGGAAAGAAAGTTCTGGGAAAGCCAAAGCCAGGAAGCGTCTTTGGAGTTCTACCAGATGGCCGTCGATGAGATCGTGAAAATCCATCACCCGGCCACTTTGGATAAATCTGACTGCACCGCTTTCAAGATCGAATTCAACACCGAAAAGTTCCTGTGGGAAATGAACTACGGCAAAGACAATCTTCTTTCCGGTGTCCTGAAATTCCCATTCGGCGAATCCCTGAACAAAGAAATCACGGATATCTTTGTGGATATCTCAAGCCGCCTGGACAGGGAGCCAAAACGCATCGCTCACCGCGACTATCATTCCCGCAATCTGATGATCAAGCTGGATCAGATGAGCGTGATTGATTTCCAGGACGCCCGCCTGGGGCCGATTCAGTATGATCTGGTCAGCTTGATGCGTGACTCTTACGTGGACATGAATGATTCCATGGCGCGCACCCTGATTGACTACTATCTGGAAAGATCCAAGGCTTACTTGCCGAAAGATTTCTCGCGCGAACAATTCGATCGTATTTACGAACTGCAATCCATCCAGCGCTGCTTTAAAGCCTGTGGAAGCTTTGCAAGCTTCTATCACCTGCGACAGGATCGTCGTTATCTGAAATACCTTTCCGGAACTCTTCGCCGTGTGATGAAAGCCATCAACGAATTCCCGGAATACAAAGTATTTGCCGATGTCCTGATTGATTCCGGCGCACTGGAAAGAAAGTACGAAACTCTATGA
- a CDS encoding mechanosensitive ion channel family protein: MSTLFGSELSSAVINTGIATIILIVALSLMSWLFPWLQKKIKSLPHSQLPALKIHNFEIITAQALTSGICSLLKGLRLIVTLLGLYFYFSLVLGFFPDTQHISENMLHYILDPLKEVLKTIIDYIPKAIYVVVICLVMRYILKVIRLFFLRVEGGYLKIEGFHPEWAHPTYNLVRILVLAFTLIIIFPHLPGSSSPAFQGVSVFLGLLISLGSSSAISNMVAGLVITYMRPFQVGDRVKLGTTVGDVVEKNLLVTRIRTIKNVDVTIPNSNVLNSHIINFSAVADTKGLILNPRITIGYDVNWRKVHELLLGAAARTEGVLKDPKPFVFQTALDNSYVQYELNGYTRLANNFDDVYSDLYRNIQDLFNEAQIEIMSPTYHALRDGEGKHIPPEYKS; the protein is encoded by the coding sequence ATGTCTACTTTATTTGGATCTGAGCTAAGCAGCGCTGTTATCAACACCGGTATCGCCACCATCATCCTGATTGTGGCCTTGTCCCTGATGAGCTGGCTTTTTCCGTGGCTGCAGAAAAAAATCAAGTCCCTGCCCCACAGCCAGCTACCCGCTTTAAAAATCCACAACTTTGAAATCATCACCGCTCAGGCCCTGACATCTGGCATCTGCAGCCTGCTAAAGGGGCTCCGACTGATTGTTACGCTGCTGGGTCTTTATTTCTATTTCTCCCTGGTGCTGGGATTTTTCCCCGACACGCAGCACATCTCGGAAAACATGCTTCACTACATTCTGGATCCTCTGAAGGAAGTACTGAAGACCATCATCGACTACATACCCAAAGCCATTTACGTCGTCGTCATCTGCCTGGTGATGCGTTACATTCTGAAAGTCATCCGCTTGTTCTTCCTGCGCGTGGAAGGCGGATACTTGAAAATTGAAGGATTCCATCCCGAATGGGCTCACCCAACCTACAATCTGGTGCGAATTCTGGTTCTGGCGTTCACACTGATCATCATCTTCCCTCACCTGCCGGGCTCAAGCTCTCCAGCGTTTCAGGGAGTTTCTGTATTCCTGGGGCTTCTGATCTCTCTGGGGTCAAGCTCTGCCATTTCCAATATGGTGGCAGGACTGGTCATCACGTACATGCGCCCGTTTCAGGTGGGTGACCGCGTAAAACTCGGCACGACGGTCGGTGATGTCGTTGAAAAAAACCTTCTGGTTACCCGCATTCGTACGATTAAAAATGTGGATGTGACGATCCCGAATTCAAATGTCCTGAACAGCCACATCATCAACTTCAGCGCCGTTGCTGACACCAAAGGACTGATCCTGAATCCACGAATCACAATTGGTTATGATGTGAACTGGAGAAAGGTGCACGAGCTTCTGCTGGGAGCCGCAGCCCGCACCGAAGGCGTATTAAAAGATCCGAAGCCGTTTGTTTTCCAGACAGCTCTGGACAACTCCTACGTGCAGTATGAACTGAACGGCTACACCCGTCTTGCAAACAATTTTGACGATGTGTATTCCGATCTATACAGAAATATTCAGGATTTGTTTAACGAAGCTCAGATTGAAATCATGTCTCCGACCTACCATGCGCTTCGTGATGGCGAAGGAAAGCACATCCCGCCTGAATATAAGTCTTAG
- a CDS encoding phosphatase PAP2 family protein, protein MNSHWTAAWADQFFPFITDLHKTPFFKYVLVPVILALFIWRRGLKKGLIIFVFALLSVSISDGVGNWALKKTVQRPRPANTQGLDVQVRAPFGGYSFVSNHSTNMFSFASFTSAIFPPATVPLYTLATVVAYSRVYNGVHFPTDVICGALLGMIFGILFARLCKLILDRIKEEEGTVTT, encoded by the coding sequence GTGAATTCACATTGGACCGCGGCTTGGGCCGATCAATTCTTTCCGTTTATCACCGATCTGCACAAAACACCGTTTTTCAAGTATGTTCTGGTGCCGGTGATTCTGGCGCTTTTCATCTGGCGTCGGGGTCTTAAAAAAGGTCTGATCATCTTTGTTTTTGCTCTTCTGTCCGTATCGATCTCTGACGGCGTGGGGAACTGGGCCTTGAAAAAAACTGTTCAGCGCCCGAGGCCGGCCAACACTCAAGGGTTGGATGTTCAGGTGCGCGCTCCCTTTGGCGGCTATAGCTTTGTTTCCAATCACTCTACCAACATGTTCAGTTTCGCCAGCTTTACCTCTGCCATTTTTCCGCCGGCGACTGTGCCACTGTATACTTTGGCGACCGTGGTGGCCTATAGCCGTGTCTATAACGGCGTGCACTTTCCTACAGACGTGATCTGCGGGGCCCTGCTGGGAATGATTTTTGGCATTTTGTTCGCACGCCTGTGCAAGTTGATTCTTGATCGCATCAAAGAAGAAGAAGGGACCGTCACAACATGA
- the nagZ gene encoding beta-N-acetylhexosaminidase, with product MSISHIIGQHMFIGVSGHALTADEKKFIVENNIGGVCLFGRNVAEPKQVRELCAEIQSLRHKQVDKAPLFIGIDMEGGRVHRLKAPFTVWPPLRKLGDLDAPTVSFHFANRMGLEMKAVGINLDFAPCVDIFTNPGNTVIGDRSISSDPEMVAKHASALVRGYIKADIITCAKHFPGHGNTIVDSHEDLPVENTDLERLESCELIPFKKTFKSRVDMVMTSHIKFPKIDPEWPVTLSETFVRKMIREEMRYRGLIITDDLGMKAMTKHYGIDEVPVRALKAGVDLLLYCNDPEVPPQAYDAILGAVAQGSLKKEDLETSYRRIMDFKKVKIQNPDPLPLEEAIKIIGSPEHLKIASAIASGQIPDGLLPE from the coding sequence ATGAGTATCAGTCACATCATTGGTCAGCACATGTTCATCGGCGTATCAGGTCACGCCCTCACCGCTGACGAAAAGAAGTTCATTGTAGAAAATAATATCGGTGGTGTGTGCCTTTTTGGCCGAAACGTTGCCGAACCCAAACAGGTTCGCGAGTTGTGCGCCGAAATCCAGTCTTTGCGCCACAAACAGGTCGACAAAGCTCCGCTGTTTATCGGTATTGATATGGAAGGCGGCCGCGTTCACCGTCTGAAGGCTCCATTCACAGTATGGCCACCACTAAGAAAGCTCGGCGATCTGGATGCGCCGACGGTATCCTTCCACTTTGCCAACCGCATGGGTCTTGAGATGAAAGCCGTCGGCATTAACCTTGATTTTGCCCCGTGTGTGGATATCTTCACAAATCCCGGCAACACCGTTATTGGAGACCGTTCCATCAGCTCCGATCCAGAGATGGTGGCAAAACACGCCTCGGCTCTGGTTCGTGGATACATCAAAGCCGATATCATCACCTGCGCAAAACATTTCCCGGGCCATGGCAACACCATCGTCGACAGCCACGAAGACCTGCCGGTTGAAAACACCGATCTGGAACGTCTGGAATCCTGCGAACTGATTCCGTTTAAAAAGACCTTCAAATCCCGCGTCGACATGGTGATGACCTCGCACATCAAGTTCCCGAAAATTGACCCTGAATGGCCAGTAACTTTGTCTGAGACATTCGTAAGAAAAATGATTCGTGAAGAAATGCGCTATCGCGGTCTTATAATCACTGACGACCTTGGCATGAAAGCCATGACCAAGCACTATGGTATTGACGAGGTGCCTGTGCGCGCCCTGAAGGCGGGCGTGGATCTGCTTCTTTACTGCAACGACCCGGAAGTTCCACCTCAAGCCTACGATGCAATCCTGGGGGCAGTGGCCCAAGGATCTTTGAAGAAAGAGGACCTTGAAACCAGCTATCGCCGCATCATGGACTTTAAGAAGGTAAAAATCCAGAATCCTGATCCACTTCCATTGGAAGAGGCCATTAAGATTATCGGCAGCCCTGAACATCTGAAAATCGCCTCTGCGATCGCCAGTGGTCAGATTCCCGACGGACTTTTGCCGGAATAA
- a CDS encoding flagellar motor protein, whose amino-acid sequence MDKATWIGILVGVGGILLGNLLEGGHTSSLMQLTAFIIVLTGTIGAVMVSSSEKDLKTGLQLAKKAFRHEESRSKVRLNEIVDCARLAKKENILALEPRLNRIEDPLLKGVLRNVVDGVDVSTIRDIFETQIHTEEEELLGGAKIWTDAGGFAPTIGIIGAVLGLIHVMGNLTDTSKLGAGIAVAFVATVYGVSSANLLFLPLGNKLKRRVQAMTREKMMVLEGGLLIASGMNPVVLEQKLYAYLDSDQK is encoded by the coding sequence ATGGACAAAGCAACATGGATAGGGATTCTGGTAGGGGTCGGTGGGATTCTGCTTGGCAACCTGCTGGAAGGTGGACACACAAGTTCGCTGATGCAATTGACGGCCTTTATTATCGTTTTAACCGGAACCATCGGAGCCGTCATGGTTTCCAGTTCTGAGAAAGACTTAAAGACCGGTTTGCAGTTGGCAAAAAAGGCCTTTCGTCATGAAGAAAGCCGCAGCAAAGTGCGCCTAAACGAAATCGTCGACTGTGCTCGTCTGGCCAAAAAAGAAAACATCCTGGCTTTGGAGCCACGTTTGAACCGCATTGAAGATCCCCTGTTAAAAGGGGTTCTTAGAAACGTGGTGGACGGGGTGGATGTGTCCACGATCCGGGATATTTTTGAAACCCAAATCCACACTGAGGAAGAAGAGCTTCTGGGCGGAGCCAAGATCTGGACAGACGCTGGAGGCTTTGCTCCAACCATCGGTATCATCGGTGCGGTTTTAGGTCTGATTCACGTCATGGGAAACCTGACGGACACAAGCAAACTCGGGGCGGGTATTGCGGTGGCTTTTGTGGCGACGGTGTATGGAGTCAGCTCTGCCAACTTGTTGTTCCTGCCTCTTGGAAACAAACTTAAACGCCGTGTTCAGGCAATGACCCGTGAAAAGATGATGGTCCTTGAGGGGGGTCTGCTGATTGCCAGCGGGATGAACCCTGTCGTGCTTGAACAGAAGCTTTACGCCTATCTTGATAGCGATCAGAAATAG
- a CDS encoding sigma 54-interacting transcriptional regulator — protein MINWDEFEHIHVINKLKQILSAWWNIDVVFTDERGMLKGYDSDKVTFSNPAITALVRKEAGQQSIAELVTKSLDDLRTSQNRFSLRKWDMVGFDVGVFPIMIENDCVGTVVAMGFFRDSNFTSRLTEIRERLAAFGMSGEVIEKCLGKLKFLDDQERAHFNELCELVAQEIVTLHLEISSREDRIKELNKELGNRFKYDNMIGKSKPMQSLYALLDKIKGADSTVLVQGENGTGKELIAKSIHYNSHRKDKPFVIQNCSAFNDNLLESELFGHVKGSFTGALKDKKGLFEMADKGTFFLDEIGDTSPQMQVKLLRVLQEGTFMPVGATESRKVDVRIVAATNRNLKEMVEQGTFREDLYYRLNVINIRVPPLRERKEDIPFLVDFFLNKIHDQQGGPKRQITKRALEKLYDYPWPGNVRELQNEIERLCVLSGEETKLMAELLSPKVLEAGEKNKVQGSRLQGKLKDALEDLEREMIREGLRRTGWNKSKLAKELGISRAGLIMKVEKYGLDKRKLAR, from the coding sequence ATGATTAATTGGGATGAGTTTGAACATATACATGTCATCAACAAGCTCAAACAGATTCTCAGCGCGTGGTGGAACATTGACGTTGTTTTCACAGACGAGCGCGGAATGCTTAAAGGTTATGACTCTGATAAAGTCACTTTCAGCAACCCGGCAATCACAGCTCTGGTAAGAAAAGAAGCTGGCCAGCAAAGCATCGCAGAACTTGTGACCAAGTCTCTGGATGATCTTCGCACTTCCCAAAACAGATTCTCCCTGCGCAAGTGGGACATGGTTGGTTTCGATGTGGGTGTATTCCCGATCATGATCGAAAATGACTGTGTGGGTACGGTTGTGGCTATGGGCTTCTTCCGTGACTCCAACTTCACTTCACGTCTGACAGAAATCCGCGAGCGCCTTGCAGCGTTTGGCATGTCCGGCGAAGTGATTGAAAAATGTCTGGGCAAGCTGAAATTCCTGGATGATCAGGAGCGCGCTCACTTCAATGAGCTTTGCGAACTGGTGGCTCAGGAAATCGTGACTCTTCACCTGGAAATCTCTTCCCGTGAAGACCGCATCAAAGAACTGAACAAGGAACTGGGCAACCGTTTCAAGTATGACAACATGATCGGTAAATCCAAACCAATGCAGTCTCTGTACGCTTTGCTTGATAAGATCAAAGGTGCGGATTCCACAGTGTTGGTACAGGGTGAAAACGGTACAGGTAAGGAATTGATTGCAAAATCAATTCACTACAACTCTCACCGCAAAGACAAGCCGTTCGTTATTCAGAACTGCTCCGCGTTCAATGACAACCTTTTGGAATCCGAGTTGTTCGGTCACGTAAAAGGCTCTTTCACCGGCGCTTTGAAAGACAAGAAAGGTCTTTTTGAAATGGCTGACAAAGGGACCTTCTTCCTGGATGAAATCGGGGATACCTCCCCGCAGATGCAGGTAAAACTGCTGCGTGTCCTTCAAGAAGGCACGTTCATGCCAGTGGGTGCGACGGAATCCAGAAAAGTGGATGTGCGCATCGTAGCGGCAACAAACAGAAACCTTAAAGAGATGGTAGAGCAAGGCACCTTCCGTGAAGACTTGTACTATCGTCTGAATGTGATCAACATCCGCGTTCCACCTCTGCGTGAAAGAAAAGAAGACATCCCTTTCCTGGTGGATTTCTTCCTTAACAAAATTCACGATCAGCAAGGCGGACCAAAACGCCAGATCACCAAACGCGCCCTGGAAAAGTTGTATGACTATCCATGGCCGGGTAACGTGCGTGAGCTGCAGAATGAAATCGAAAGACTTTGTGTTCTTTCCGGCGAAGAAACAAAACTGATGGCAGAGCTGCTTTCCCCGAAAGTTCTGGAAGCTGGCGAAAAGAACAAAGTTCAGGGTTCCCGTTTGCAGGGTAAGCTGAAGGATGCATTGGAAGATCTGGAACGCGAGATGATCCGCGAGGGTCTGCGCCGCACAGGTTGGAACAAGTCCAAGCTTGCAAAAGAACTGGGTATCAGCCGCGCAGGTCTTATCATGAAGGTCGAAAAATACGGCCTGGATAAACGTAAACTGGCGCGCTAA
- a CDS encoding Tad domain-containing protein, which yields MLNSRSTFIQNLNNRRGQIALFVALIFQILFLFFAMVINVGLLVHHKINLQNSVDLAAYYGAMKQAEGMNVIAHTNYQIRQSWKLLAWRYRMLGSAGDFEEHPFDKVGGGRLRGNDDDVINPGAQNFYDAPSFCITYIPFKPMPPGENTCKSLVSKSGVQIFKIPPVLIDLPSVSGRTRSLALNLRASLIERCKDFGAFNYMMLGGFVVAFNIDQGNRMLLMSYLSKAMSPSSPDADFYDIDGKSVKLGMENTLKNNLTAANNTSDLKMSIYNSLGHSACNGSQGAKGCLLYTLKHVMGLKGRRANPHAG from the coding sequence ATGTTGAACTCACGAAGCACTTTTATTCAGAATCTTAACAACAGGCGGGGGCAGATTGCCCTGTTCGTGGCGTTGATCTTTCAGATTCTTTTCCTTTTCTTCGCGATGGTCATCAACGTTGGTCTTTTGGTTCACCATAAAATCAATCTGCAAAACTCTGTCGATCTGGCCGCCTATTACGGCGCGATGAAACAAGCCGAGGGCATGAACGTCATTGCCCATACGAACTATCAAATCAGACAAAGCTGGAAGCTTCTGGCATGGCGCTATCGCATGCTGGGGAGTGCGGGGGATTTCGAGGAACATCCATTTGATAAAGTGGGTGGGGGACGTTTGAGGGGAAATGATGATGATGTCATCAATCCGGGAGCGCAGAATTTTTACGACGCCCCGTCGTTTTGCATTACTTATATTCCGTTTAAACCAATGCCACCGGGGGAAAATACCTGTAAATCCCTGGTTTCCAAAAGTGGCGTACAAATCTTTAAGATTCCTCCAGTGTTGATCGACTTACCGAGTGTTTCCGGAAGAACCCGAAGTCTGGCGTTGAACCTTCGAGCCAGCTTGATTGAACGTTGTAAAGACTTTGGTGCATTTAACTATATGATGTTGGGTGGCTTCGTTGTTGCTTTCAATATCGACCAGGGCAACCGAATGTTGCTGATGTCTTACTTATCCAAGGCCATGAGCCCAAGTTCTCCTGATGCAGACTTTTACGATATCGATGGCAAAAGTGTGAAGCTTGGCATGGAAAACACTCTCAAAAACAATCTGACTGCGGCAAACAACACTTCAGATTTGAAAATGAGCATATACAACTCGTTGGGGCATTCAGCATGTAATGGGTCTCAAGGGGCGAAGGGCTGTCTCTTATACACTCTAAAGCATGTAATGGGTCTCAAGGGGCGAAGGGCGAACCCGCACGCTGGTTGA
- a CDS encoding sugar phosphate nucleotidyltransferase: protein MNVMLLAAGEGTRLRPYTLTLPKPAIPFVTVPLAGHSLSFLGNLAINKLVVNTYHLPGEIHHLFHSLRHHAKSLHFSDEVGQILGSGGGLGKARDHFMGDDSFVMMNADEIILPKEADIMKKAITHHRHQRSLATLMVMDHPDVGTKFGGVWTDAHNRVLGFGKTPIAGAVKAWHFVGVQILSDKVFDFIPAQGESNILYDALTTAIKKGLSVEAYPFECTWFETGNPTDFLEASEKCLHYLAGPATYQKAILEGTLKRYSKEETVLASTDGGYSLVSKSAFLGHSRIHKTFCAGPGAIVENGCELTNVIVGANARVPAGTNAKDTLFL, encoded by the coding sequence ATGAATGTGATGCTGCTGGCGGCAGGTGAAGGCACTAGACTTCGCCCCTATACGCTGACACTTCCAAAACCGGCCATTCCGTTTGTGACGGTGCCTTTGGCCGGACACTCCCTGAGCTTTCTGGGAAACCTAGCCATCAATAAACTGGTGGTGAACACCTATCACTTACCCGGTGAAATCCACCATCTTTTCCACAGTCTGCGCCACCATGCCAAGTCTTTGCATTTTTCAGATGAAGTTGGGCAGATTCTGGGAAGCGGTGGCGGTTTGGGGAAGGCGCGGGATCACTTTATGGGTGATGACTCTTTCGTCATGATGAATGCCGATGAAATCATTCTTCCCAAAGAAGCTGACATCATGAAAAAAGCCATTACTCATCACCGTCATCAGCGCAGCCTTGCGACTCTGATGGTGATGGATCACCCTGATGTGGGAACAAAGTTTGGCGGGGTCTGGACAGATGCGCACAACCGCGTGCTTGGCTTTGGAAAAACCCCGATCGCAGGAGCCGTGAAAGCTTGGCATTTTGTTGGAGTGCAGATTCTATCCGACAAGGTCTTTGACTTTATCCCGGCTCAAGGGGAATCCAACATCCTGTATGATGCTTTGACCACGGCCATAAAAAAGGGTCTGAGTGTCGAAGCCTATCCTTTCGAATGCACATGGTTTGAAACCGGAAATCCCACAGACTTCCTGGAGGCCTCTGAAAAGTGCCTGCATTATCTGGCTGGCCCGGCGACTTACCAAAAGGCCATTTTAGAGGGAACCCTGAAAAGATACTCTAAAGAGGAAACCGTTCTGGCCTCCACAGACGGCGGTTACAGTCTGGTTTCCAAATCCGCATTTTTGGGACATTCTCGAATTCACAAAACATTCTGCGCAGGACCTGGAGCCATTGTTGAAAATGGTTGCGAGCTGACGAATGTGATCGTGGGCGCCAATGCCCGAGTGCCCGCCGGCACGAATGCCAAAGACACTCTCTTTCTGTAA
- a CDS encoding exo-beta-N-acetylmuramidase NamZ family protein, with product MKLGLEVLLSNPKMLKSLKGKRVGLVCHPASVDENLQHSMDLLSKKIKLSCAFGPQHGVRGDKQDNMIESPDFVDPVHKIPVFSLYGEVRRPTAEMMSHFDVVLFDLQDLGCRIYTFITTLLYIMEESAKLGKTVIVLDRPNPAGRPVEGFKMLPGWESFVGAAPIPMRHGLTVGELALYFADYYKMDLDLQIVKMKGYSPDKGPGFGWDLKRPWVNPSPNAASLNMARAYSGTVLIEGTTLSEARGTTRALEIIGASDIDYAEVLVRMKKKAPQWFKGVTLRECFFEPTFHKHVGKLCHGFQFHTDGISYKHDQFKPFRLTALMLKVIREMHPKYPIYRDFAYEYVKDRLAFDVINGGPALKNWIENPKATPKDLDAALAKDEKSWIKERKKYLLY from the coding sequence ATGAAACTTGGTCTTGAAGTACTTCTGTCTAATCCAAAGATGCTAAAAAGTCTTAAAGGCAAACGCGTGGGCCTGGTCTGTCACCCTGCCAGTGTGGATGAAAATCTTCAGCACAGCATGGATTTGCTTTCAAAGAAAATCAAACTTTCCTGTGCCTTCGGCCCCCAACACGGGGTTCGCGGCGACAAACAAGACAACATGATTGAAAGCCCGGACTTTGTCGATCCGGTTCACAAAATTCCTGTGTTCAGCCTCTATGGCGAAGTTCGCCGCCCGACTGCTGAAATGATGTCCCACTTCGATGTTGTCCTGTTTGATCTTCAGGATCTGGGCTGCCGTATTTACACGTTCATCACGACATTGCTTTACATCATGGAAGAATCGGCAAAGCTTGGAAAGACCGTCATCGTCTTGGACCGCCCGAATCCGGCAGGCCGCCCGGTGGAAGGCTTTAAAATGCTTCCAGGCTGGGAATCCTTCGTGGGTGCGGCACCGATCCCTATGCGCCATGGCCTGACTGTGGGTGAGCTGGCTTTGTATTTTGCTGACTACTACAAAATGGATCTGGATCTGCAGATCGTGAAAATGAAGGGCTACAGTCCTGACAAAGGCCCGGGCTTTGGCTGGGACCTGAAACGTCCTTGGGTGAATCCTTCTCCGAATGCAGCCTCTTTGAATATGGCGCGCGCTTATTCTGGTACCGTGCTGATTGAGGGTACAACTCTTTCAGAAGCTCGCGGCACGACTCGTGCGCTGGAAATCATCGGCGCTTCGGATATTGATTATGCCGAAGTTTTAGTACGCATGAAAAAGAAAGCACCTCAGTGGTTTAAGGGTGTGACTTTGCGTGAGTGCTTCTTTGAGCCGACCTTCCACAAGCATGTGGGCAAGCTTTGCCATGGCTTCCAGTTCCACACGGACGGCATCAGCTACAAGCACGATCAGTTCAAGCCTTTCCGTCTGACAGCACTGATGCTGAAGGTGATCCGCGAAATGCATCCGAAATACCCGATCTATCGAGATTTCGCGTATGAATACGTGAAAGACCGCCTGGCTTTTGATGTGATCAACGGCGGACCGGCGCTGAAGAACTGGATTGAAAATCCAAAGGCGACCCCGAAAGACCTGGATGCAGCTTTGGCGAAGGATGAAAAATCCTGGATCAAGGAAAGAAAGAAATACTTGCTTTATTAA